The Pseudomonas fragi DNA window TTCTCGGGTGGGTTCGCGACCTTCGCCCTGTTGTATTGCGTACAGCCGATGATGCCGGTGTTGAGCCATGAGTACGGGATCAATGCCGCGCAAAGCAGTCTGATTTTATCCGTGGCCACGGCAATGCTGGCCATTGGTCTACTGATTACCGGGCCCATTTCTGACGCCTTCGGCCGCAAGCCGGTGATGGTGTTTGCGTTGTTTTCCGCGGCGCTGTTTACCGTGCTCAGCGCCATGATGCCAACCTGGGAAGGGGTGCTGGTAACCCGCGCGCTGGTGGGCTTGTCCCTGAGCGGTCTGGCTGCGGTAGCCATGACCTATTTGAGTGAAGAAATCCATCCGCAGCACATTGGCCTGGCGATGGGCCTGTATATCGGCGGCAACGCCATTGGCGGCATGAGCGGGCGCTTGATCAGCGGTGTATTGATCGACTTTGTCAGTTGGCACACCGCCATGCTGGTAATTGGCGTGCTGGCGCTGGTGGCCGCAGTGGTGTTTGTGAAAATCCTGCCCGAATCGCGCAACTTCCGCCCGCGCGCCATGAACCCGCGCAGCCTGCTCGACGGGTTCACCATGCACTTTCGCGATGCCGGGTTGCCGTGGTTGTTCCTGGAAGCCTTCCTGCTGATGGGCAGCTTTGTCACCCTGTTCAACTACATCGGTTATCGCCTGCTGGCTGACCCGTACAACATGAATCAGGCCGTGGTGGGCTTGCTGTCGATTGTTTATCTGTCGGGTATCTACAGCTCGGCGCAGATTGGCGCGCTGGCCGACAAGCTGGGCCGTCGTCGCGTGTTGTGGGCCGTCATTGTGCTGATGCTGGCCGGTATCGCGCTGACCCTGCTCACGCCCATCGCGTTTGTGATTATCGGCATGCTGATGTTTACGTTCGGCTTCTTCGGCGCCCACTCGGTGGCCAGTAGCTGGATCGGCCGCCGGGCCACCAAGGCCAAGGGGCAGGCGTCATCGCTGTACCTGTTCAGTTACTACGCCGGATCGAGCGTGGCCGGCACCCTGGGTGGCGTGTTCTGGCATCTGGCGGGCTGGAACGGCATCGGCGGGTTTATCACCGGCATGCTGGTGATTGCCCTGTTGGTGGCGTTGCACCTGGCCCGCTTGCCGGTGCTGCCGGGGAATGCGAAAAGTGCGTAACTTCCCGTCCTGCAGCCGCTGTCGAAGGCTGCAAGCGTGAAAGTCTCGGCGCAAGGCCCTGCGTCAGCTCGGGTTGTGGATCTGCAGCCGGGCCTGGAGGCTGCTATCACGCTTTTCCAGGCTCAGGCTTTCGAAACCTGAGCCCTCCAGCTCAATACGGTTGAGCCAGCCTAACAGCGCGGCCGCATCCCCGTTCAGAGTGATGCGCACAACGCCGGCATCCAGTTCAAACTGCTCAACAGTCAACCCCGAGCTGATGGCACTTTCACTCAGACGTGAGGCCAATGGTTGATCGGATACCCTGGTAACTGACCCGGGTCGCGCCTGCTGGATTTCAGCGGCAAGTGCCATCTGCTTGAAGAACAACCCCCGGGCCGCATCCAGTCGTTGCTGAGCCGGCAACCAAAGCCCGTAAATGCTGAACACAACCAGCAAAAATACCGCGAGAACACGGCACAATTGACGGTCACGGGACGGCAACTGCGACCATCGCTCACGCAACCCCACCTTCATGATTCGTCCCCCAGGGTCAGCATGGCCTGCACCCGGTTGCCCTGCTGACTCGCATTGTCCAGGGTGATCGGCAGTGCGCTTTGGGCGCCTCGCTCGCGCAACTGTTCAATCTGGGCAAAACTGCCGGCAGTGATGCTCAACACCCACCCGATGTTTGCCCGCCACTCCATGCGCTGCACTTGGACACTGCTGGCGCCGATAACCTGTTCGGTCAATTGAAGCAGCCGCACCATATGTCCGCCCTGCGTGCCCCTGGGGTCTTGCTGCAATGCCTTGAGTTGTGCGGGCAAATCAATAATGCGGGTTTGCTCCGGGTACAGGGTTTTGAAGCGCTGCTCGCTCATGGCATAAACCCGCGCGGCCTGGCCTTCCAGAAAACTGCTGCGCAGGTGGGTAAAACCCAGGGCAAGGGCAAACACCAGCAGCGCCGATGCGCTGAGCTGCTGCCACGGCCACCCCTGCACCTGACGTCGAAAGTCGCCTTGCAGCAGGTTGATGGCCCCTCCCGGCAACGCGCTCCAGTCAATGTTGCGGGCAACCAATGCTGTGCTCATGCGCGCCTTTATCAGCGCCAGCCCCTGCACTGAGACTGCCAACCTGGCCTCAAGCGCCCCGCCCACAATCCAGCGCCCGCCCCACCATGCCATGCAGGCCTGATCGTGAGGCAGAAGATCCGCGTCCACTTGCACGCTGACGATGTTCAAACCCCGCTCATGGAGTTGGTCCAGCAACGTTTTGAATCGCTGCTTGTGGACAATCAGCAAGGGATAACGCTGCTGTGCATCCACCGCTCCGACAGCGATATGCAAGTGCTCCAGATCTTCGGCCAGTTGCTCCTCCACCGCAAATGCAAGGGCTTGCGCGGTGGGTCGACGCTTGCCCGGCCAGGGCTCGGTCAGCAGCCAGCTGCACATTTCCATCGGCAGGATCAATGTGATACCCCGGCCTTGCAACCCGCCGACAGCCTCGCGCA harbors:
- a CDS encoding MFS transporter is translated as MAHEIPPSALDDVVSQLNDVFIEKGTPMFMRTVLALFSGGFATFALLYCVQPMMPVLSHEYGINAAQSSLILSVATAMLAIGLLITGPISDAFGRKPVMVFALFSAALFTVLSAMMPTWEGVLVTRALVGLSLSGLAAVAMTYLSEEIHPQHIGLAMGLYIGGNAIGGMSGRLISGVLIDFVSWHTAMLVIGVLALVAAVVFVKILPESRNFRPRAMNPRSLLDGFTMHFRDAGLPWLFLEAFLLMGSFVTLFNYIGYRLLADPYNMNQAVVGLLSIVYLSGIYSSAQIGALADKLGRRRVLWAVIVLMLAGIALTLLTPIAFVIIGMLMFTFGFFGAHSVASSWIGRRATKAKGQASSLYLFSYYAGSSVAGTLGGVFWHLAGWNGIGGFITGMLVIALLVALHLARLPVLPGNAKSA
- the gspL gene encoding type II secretion system protein GspL yields the protein MNSWLYLTATGFSHSAEFDFDTAPVLVGHDLQPFAHTTLREAVGGLQGRGITLILPMEMCSWLLTEPWPGKRRPTAQALAFAVEEQLAEDLEHLHIAVGAVDAQQRYPLLIVHKQRFKTLLDQLHERGLNIVSVQVDADLLPHDQACMAWWGGRWIVGGALEARLAVSVQGLALIKARMSTALVARNIDWSALPGGAINLLQGDFRRQVQGWPWQQLSASALLVFALALGFTHLRSSFLEGQAARVYAMSEQRFKTLYPEQTRIIDLPAQLKALQQDPRGTQGGHMVRLLQLTEQVIGASSVQVQRMEWRANIGWVLSITAGSFAQIEQLRERGAQSALPITLDNASQQGNRVQAMLTLGDES
- the gspM gene encoding type II secretion system protein GspM, which codes for MKVGLRERWSQLPSRDRQLCRVLAVFLLVVFSIYGLWLPAQQRLDAARGLFFKQMALAAEIQQARPGSVTRVSDQPLASRLSESAISSGLTVEQFELDAGVVRITLNGDAAALLGWLNRIELEGSGFESLSLEKRDSSLQARLQIHNPS